In one window of Zhihengliuella sp. ISTPL4 DNA:
- a CDS encoding PspA/IM30 family protein, translating into MTKQSIFGRISTLVRANINALLDSAEDPQKMLDQLVRDYTNSIADAESAIAETIGNLRLLERDHEEDVQAATEWGNKALAASRKADEMRGAGNTADADKFDNLAKIALQRQISAEREATGAEPQIAAQTEIVDKLKSGLNGMKDKLNELKNKRSELLARAKVAEAQTKVQDAVSSINVLDPTSELGRFEDKVRRQEAIAQGKAEIAASSLDAQFESLEDLGELTEVEARLAELKAGGSAPRQALEGN; encoded by the coding sequence ATGACCAAGCAGTCCATCTTCGGACGGATCTCCACTCTCGTCCGCGCGAACATCAACGCCCTCCTCGATTCTGCGGAGGACCCGCAGAAGATGCTCGACCAGCTCGTCCGCGACTACACCAACAGCATCGCCGACGCCGAGTCCGCCATCGCGGAGACCATCGGCAACCTGCGGTTGCTGGAGCGGGACCACGAGGAAGACGTGCAGGCGGCGACCGAGTGGGGCAACAAGGCCCTGGCCGCCAGCCGCAAGGCCGACGAGATGCGCGGCGCGGGCAACACCGCCGACGCCGACAAGTTCGACAACCTCGCGAAGATCGCCCTGCAGCGCCAGATCAGCGCCGAGCGCGAGGCCACCGGCGCGGAGCCGCAGATCGCGGCCCAGACGGAGATCGTCGACAAGCTCAAGAGCGGCCTGAACGGCATGAAGGACAAGCTCAACGAGCTGAAGAACAAGCGCAGCGAGCTCCTCGCCCGCGCCAAGGTCGCCGAGGCGCAGACCAAGGTGCAGGACGCGGTCAGCTCGATCAACGTGCTCGACCCCACCAGCGAACTGGGTCGGTTCGAGGACAAGGTCCGTCGGCAGGAGGCCATCGCCCAGGGCAAGGCGGAGATCGCCGCGTCCAGCCTCGACGCGCAGTTCGAGAGCCTCGAAGACCTCGGAGAGCTCACCGAGGTCGAGGCACGACTCGCCGAGCTGAAGGCCGGCGGCAGCGCGCCGCGGCAGGCCCTCGAAGGCAACTGA
- a CDS encoding arginase family protein, giving the protein MVRFLVVPQWQGSPAARAMLLVDGAAAIAGDLPRAATTVLDVPVEAGESLGTGVRRLSALLRTRELVAGHLEAGTVLIGGDCSITVAALDTLPGGTDDLAVVWCDAHADLHTPETSPSGAFSGMALRAVLGEGESQLALSPGVARDRVVAVGVRAVDDAEADELARVRNLGVTDLDDPAALADAVQATGARRVWVHIDVDVLDPGSFGGVSSAVPFGVTPAALSTALKELRARIPLAGATIAGFAPRTPADAVDDLGALLRLVGAVA; this is encoded by the coding sequence ATGGTGCGTTTCCTCGTCGTACCGCAGTGGCAGGGTTCACCCGCCGCGCGCGCGATGCTCCTCGTCGACGGCGCCGCCGCCATCGCGGGCGACCTGCCGCGCGCGGCGACGACCGTGCTGGACGTCCCCGTCGAAGCCGGTGAGTCGCTCGGCACGGGCGTCCGACGTCTCAGCGCGCTCTTGCGCACGCGGGAGCTCGTGGCGGGGCATCTCGAAGCAGGGACCGTGCTGATCGGCGGCGACTGTAGCATCACGGTGGCCGCTCTCGACACGCTCCCCGGCGGTACGGACGACCTCGCCGTCGTCTGGTGCGACGCGCACGCCGACCTGCACACGCCGGAGACGTCGCCGTCCGGGGCGTTCTCCGGCATGGCTCTGCGCGCCGTGCTCGGCGAAGGAGAGTCGCAGCTCGCCCTCTCCCCCGGGGTCGCCCGCGACCGCGTGGTCGCCGTGGGCGTCCGCGCCGTGGACGATGCCGAGGCCGACGAGCTCGCGCGCGTGCGAAACCTCGGGGTCACCGACCTGGACGATCCCGCCGCGCTCGCCGACGCCGTGCAGGCGACCGGAGCCCGGCGCGTCTGGGTGCACATCGACGTGGACGTGCTGGACCCCGGATCGTTCGGCGGCGTGTCCTCTGCCGTCCCCTTCGGCGTCACCCCTGCCGCTCTGAGCACCGCCCTCAAGGAGCTGCGCGCCCGGATACCGCTCGCCGGAGCGACCATCGCGGGCTTCGCTCCGCGTACACCGGCCGATGCCGTCGACGACCTCGGGGCACTGCTGCGCCTCGTCGGAGCCGTCGCGTGA
- a CDS encoding Fe-S oxidoreductase yields the protein MDRRIPSFLLRSPISRLGYLWGTAVGWVWGALWSTGPIERRSGLWVFGGMPRWTFHRGGVCVGGCFLTGDARPTEAVLRHEAVHKQQWLRYGFLMPALYLFAGRDPLRNRFEIEAGLEDGNYVRRAR from the coding sequence ATGGACCGCCGGATCCCTTCCTTCCTGCTGCGCTCCCCGATCAGTCGCCTGGGCTACCTCTGGGGCACCGCCGTCGGCTGGGTCTGGGGGGCGCTGTGGAGCACCGGCCCGATCGAGCGACGCTCCGGCCTCTGGGTCTTCGGCGGCATGCCCCGCTGGACCTTCCATCGCGGCGGTGTGTGCGTGGGCGGCTGCTTCCTGACCGGCGATGCGCGGCCCACCGAGGCTGTTCTGCGCCACGAGGCCGTGCACAAGCAGCAGTGGCTGCGCTACGGCTTCCTGATGCCGGCGCTCTATCTGTTCGCTGGACGGGACCCGCTGCGGAATCGCTTCGAGATCGAAGCGGGGCTGGAAGACGGCAACTACGTGCGCCGCGCCCGCTGA
- a CDS encoding SIP domain-containing protein, with translation MDTTLDTRGTRAERRAARRRAHHLVTADEHSLLDLEAFLATLPLCASGRIFIEVPDATDIGVIDAPGRMTVTWLARSSRSGVPGSGRGCAPGQALARATCAWADEMLVDDEVETHVTLLGGYLGTADIVEHLTGRLGVAANRIRVPERFGLLPVEN, from the coding sequence ATGGACACCACGCTCGACACCCGGGGCACGCGTGCGGAACGCCGCGCAGCGCGCCGTCGCGCACACCATCTGGTGACCGCCGACGAGCATTCGCTGCTCGACCTCGAAGCGTTCCTCGCGACCCTCCCGCTCTGCGCCTCCGGTCGGATCTTCATCGAGGTGCCCGATGCCACCGACATCGGCGTCATCGATGCCCCCGGCCGCATGACGGTCACCTGGCTCGCGCGCTCGTCGCGCTCCGGAGTCCCGGGTAGCGGTCGCGGCTGCGCCCCCGGTCAGGCCCTGGCCCGAGCCACCTGCGCGTGGGCTGACGAGATGCTGGTGGACGACGAGGTCGAGACCCACGTCACCCTGCTCGGGGGCTACCTCGGCACCGCCGACATCGTCGAGCACCTCACGGGCCGTCTCGGCGTCGCCGCGAACCGGATCCGGGTGCCCGAGCGCTTCGGGCTGCTCCCCGTCGAGAACTGA
- a CDS encoding tyrosine-protein phosphatase, whose translation MTILDVEGVTNVRDVGGIPAEGGRIRRGVLLRSGQLSTATTNGAALLRSTVRHIVDLRDGEEVAAEPSEIEGPETTHLPLFLGSVRSFFESDTSLDDLYLHLLEESGERLVAAVRVIAVGEPTLVHCTVGKDRTGVTVALALSAVAADREAVIADYALTESQLPVERSQRIAAYLRAQHPEAVHAVDLATRSPAEVMRRLLAQVDERWGSAAGYLRANGMTDAELEALREALVEPLPPETSAEG comes from the coding sequence GTGACGATCCTCGACGTCGAGGGCGTCACGAACGTCCGGGACGTCGGCGGGATCCCCGCGGAGGGCGGACGCATCCGCCGCGGCGTCCTGCTGCGGTCAGGGCAGCTCTCCACAGCGACGACGAACGGTGCGGCGCTCCTGCGGTCGACGGTCCGTCACATCGTCGACCTCCGCGACGGTGAGGAGGTCGCCGCGGAACCGAGCGAGATCGAGGGACCGGAGACGACCCATCTCCCACTGTTCCTCGGCTCCGTGCGCTCCTTCTTCGAATCCGATACCAGTCTCGATGACCTGTACCTGCACCTGCTGGAGGAGAGCGGCGAGCGACTCGTCGCCGCCGTCCGGGTGATCGCCGTGGGGGAGCCGACCCTGGTGCACTGCACCGTCGGCAAGGACAGGACCGGGGTGACGGTCGCGCTGGCGCTCTCCGCGGTCGCCGCGGACAGGGAAGCGGTCATCGCCGACTACGCCCTCACCGAGTCGCAGCTCCCTGTCGAGCGGTCGCAGCGCATCGCCGCGTACCTTCGGGCACAGCACCCCGAGGCGGTGCACGCCGTCGATCTGGCCACCCGCTCGCCGGCGGAAGTGATGCGGCGCCTCCTCGCGCAGGTGGACGAGCGCTGGGGTTCGGCGGCCGGCTACCTCCGTGCGAACGGCATGACGGACGCCGAGCTCGAGGCCCTCCGCGAAGCCCTCGTCGAGCCGCTGCCACCGGAAACCTCCGCCGAAGGTTAG
- a CDS encoding carboxymuconolactone decarboxylase family protein — MTEQRVHLSKTEPAAYQALDAFSKTVGTICAENGIDDRLKEIVMIHCSQLNGCSYCTRIHVDRAVAAGLDADTISQIAVWRESGVFSDRERAALELAEAFTFIAEDGISDDVYDLVGSVFTEKEYAALSWACVSINAFNRIVIAGRYPVPPRGSQAGA, encoded by the coding sequence ATGACCGAACAGCGCGTGCACCTGTCCAAGACGGAGCCTGCGGCCTACCAGGCCCTCGACGCCTTCTCGAAGACGGTCGGCACGATCTGCGCCGAGAACGGGATCGACGACCGCCTGAAGGAGATCGTCATGATCCACTGCTCGCAGCTGAACGGCTGCAGCTATTGCACGCGGATCCACGTGGACCGTGCGGTCGCCGCCGGCCTGGACGCCGACACGATCAGCCAGATCGCCGTGTGGCGCGAGAGCGGTGTGTTCAGCGATCGGGAGCGCGCTGCGCTGGAACTGGCGGAAGCCTTCACGTTCATCGCGGAGGATGGCATCTCCGATGATGTCTACGACCTCGTCGGGAGCGTGTTCACCGAGAAAGAGTACGCCGCGTTGAGTTGGGCGTGCGTGTCGATCAACGCCTTCAACCGCATCGTCATCGCCGGGCGCTACCCCGTGCCCCCGCGCGGCTCCCAGGCGGGCGCGTGA
- a CDS encoding alpha/beta fold hydrolase: MAIDTSEFSYLPAQADAIGVPLPTVERLTLPLAEGRIVSGLRFGSEPPRITLLHGAGLNAHTWDTTALALGQPLLAIDLAGHGDSSWRDDADYSPRTLATDVVAALDAWVSSPQILVGQSLGGLTGAAVAAARPDLVAALIVVDITPGIDVSAGPAALREFYAGPTDFATRDELVDKAMALGFGGTRPETERGVFLNTRVRADGRVEWKHHFAHLAATALAAHDPGTATAPSVLHETGWDDLAAVTAPVTLVRAERGFVSAADAEEFRRRLPEARVVTLDATHNVQETAPRDLAALVASTAAAGI; encoded by the coding sequence GTGGCGATCGACACCAGCGAGTTCTCCTATCTTCCCGCACAGGCCGACGCGATCGGCGTTCCGCTTCCGACCGTGGAACGCCTGACGCTCCCCCTCGCCGAGGGCCGCATCGTGAGCGGGCTGCGCTTCGGGTCCGAGCCGCCGCGCATCACCCTGCTGCACGGCGCCGGGTTGAACGCTCACACGTGGGACACCACGGCGCTGGCGCTGGGGCAGCCGCTTCTGGCCATCGACCTCGCCGGACACGGCGACTCCTCCTGGCGCGACGACGCGGACTACTCCCCGCGCACGCTCGCCACCGACGTCGTCGCGGCCCTGGACGCGTGGGTCTCCTCGCCGCAGATCCTGGTGGGACAGTCGCTCGGCGGTCTCACCGGCGCTGCTGTCGCCGCGGCCCGGCCCGACCTCGTGGCCGCTCTGATCGTCGTCGACATCACCCCCGGGATCGACGTGTCCGCCGGGCCCGCGGCGCTCCGGGAGTTCTACGCCGGGCCCACGGACTTCGCGACCCGCGACGAGCTCGTCGATAAGGCGATGGCCCTGGGGTTCGGCGGCACTCGCCCCGAGACCGAGCGCGGCGTCTTCCTGAACACCCGTGTCCGCGCGGACGGCCGCGTCGAGTGGAAGCACCACTTCGCCCACCTCGCCGCCACCGCTCTGGCCGCACACGACCCCGGCACCGCGACGGCGCCGTCCGTCCTGCATGAGACCGGCTGGGACGATCTGGCGGCGGTCACCGCGCCCGTCACGCTCGTCCGCGCGGAGCGCGGTTTCGTCAGTGCTGCGGATGCGGAGGAGTTCCGGCGTCGCCTTCCGGAGGCGCGGGTCGTCACCCTGGACGCCACTCACAATGTGCAGGAGACGGCGCCGAGAGATCTCGCCGCGCTGGTCGCCTCCACCGCCGCGGCCGGAATATGA
- a CDS encoding ABC transporter substrate-binding protein yields the protein MFRRHRRFALISALAATAVILSACSGSAAPAPSAGGEPDPDATLHVGLVLEPTNLDIRHTSGAALEQILIDNIYEGLVSRTQENEIVERLASEYEVSDDGLTYTFTLNDGITFHDGSPLTSADVVASYETVRTDDTVQGNAEFASVSSISAPDDTTVEIVLSEPNQNFLFSLTGPAGLVFKKGDTTDLKTAENGTGPFTLTRWNKGSTITFARNDEYWGEPAGVAEVEFQYIPDFTAGVNAALAGDVDVLTAVDPNLAPQLEDSGDFSLTTGRTTDKATLAFNNKKAPLDDVRVREALRLAIDHEALIEAVGAGTPLYGPIPELDPGYEDLSDVISYDPERAKELLAEAGQEDLDLTLTIPSFYGTTVPKVLISDFDTVGVNLEVDSVEFPTWLEDVYTNKDYDLSFVLHVEPRDFGNFANPDYYFGYDNAEVQDLYAQALAEVDADASAQLLAEAARIVSEDHAADWLYNGQTITAVSPLVSGFPEDSINSRINLAGVTVSAAS from the coding sequence ATGTTCCGACGTCATCGACGCTTCGCGCTGATCTCTGCGCTCGCGGCCACCGCCGTGATCCTCAGTGCCTGCTCCGGCTCCGCGGCCCCTGCCCCGTCCGCAGGCGGCGAGCCCGACCCCGACGCCACCCTGCACGTCGGTCTCGTGCTCGAGCCCACCAACCTCGACATCCGGCACACCAGCGGTGCCGCGCTCGAGCAGATCCTCATCGACAACATCTATGAAGGACTGGTCAGCCGCACCCAGGAGAACGAGATCGTCGAGCGGCTCGCCTCGGAGTACGAGGTGTCGGACGACGGCCTCACGTACACCTTCACCCTCAACGACGGCATCACCTTCCACGACGGCTCGCCCCTGACCTCCGCCGACGTCGTGGCGTCGTACGAGACCGTCCGCACCGATGACACGGTGCAGGGCAACGCGGAGTTCGCGTCCGTCTCGTCGATCTCGGCTCCCGACGACACGACCGTCGAGATCGTGCTCTCCGAGCCGAACCAGAACTTCCTCTTCTCGCTCACCGGCCCGGCCGGCCTCGTCTTCAAGAAGGGCGACACCACCGACCTGAAGACCGCGGAGAATGGCACCGGGCCCTTCACGCTCACGCGCTGGAACAAGGGCAGCACGATCACCTTCGCCCGCAACGACGAGTACTGGGGCGAGCCGGCCGGCGTCGCCGAGGTCGAGTTCCAGTACATCCCCGACTTCACGGCCGGCGTGAACGCCGCTCTCGCCGGCGACGTCGACGTGCTCACGGCCGTGGACCCGAACCTGGCTCCGCAGCTCGAGGACTCGGGGGACTTCAGCCTCACGACGGGCCGCACGACCGACAAGGCCACGCTCGCCTTCAACAACAAGAAGGCGCCGCTGGACGACGTCCGGGTGCGCGAGGCCCTGCGCCTGGCGATCGACCACGAAGCGCTCATCGAGGCCGTCGGCGCCGGCACGCCGTTGTACGGCCCCATCCCCGAGCTCGACCCCGGCTACGAGGACCTCTCCGACGTCATCTCCTACGACCCCGAGCGGGCCAAGGAACTGCTCGCCGAGGCGGGCCAGGAGGACCTCGACCTCACGCTGACCATCCCGTCGTTCTATGGCACCACCGTCCCGAAGGTGCTCATCTCGGACTTCGACACGGTGGGCGTGAACCTCGAGGTCGATTCCGTGGAGTTCCCGACCTGGCTCGAGGACGTGTACACCAACAAGGACTACGACCTCAGCTTCGTCCTGCACGTCGAGCCGCGGGACTTCGGCAACTTCGCCAACCCGGACTACTACTTCGGCTACGACAACGCCGAGGTGCAGGACCTCTACGCGCAGGCCCTGGCGGAGGTCGACGCGGACGCCTCCGCGCAGCTCCTCGCCGAGGCCGCCCGCATCGTCTCCGAGGACCACGCGGCCGACTGGCTCTACAACGGCCAGACGATCACCGCCGTGAGCCCGCTCGTCAGCGGCTTCCCGGAGGACTCGATCAACTCCCGCATCAACCTCGCGGGTGTGACCGTCTCCGCCGCGAGCTGA
- a CDS encoding ABC transporter permease, protein MLRYALVRGALLIAGLLVSSALIFLTLRVFPGDVAQLIAGTQASPAEVEALRESLGLNQPLLAQYADWISGILRGDLGTSLLSGASVGEELLLKAQVTVPLGIMSLAIAVLIAVPFGILAALRRGHRDGTALSVGAQALAAVPVVWAGMMLIVVFSVWLGWLPPQGFPRTGWSTPGRAIEALLLPALTIGIVEGAMLMRFVRSATLQAAGQDFVRTAAAKGLTKTRALIQHGIPAVGLSIITVLGLQVAGIIVGSVVIEQLFTLPGIGRMLVTDVGTRDLVKVQSELLVLTGFVLVVGFLVDLLHRAIDPRQREAA, encoded by the coding sequence GTGCTGCGTTACGCGCTCGTCCGAGGGGCCCTGCTGATCGCAGGGCTCCTCGTGTCGAGCGCGCTCATCTTCCTCACGCTGCGTGTGTTCCCCGGCGACGTCGCGCAGTTGATCGCGGGCACGCAGGCCTCGCCCGCCGAGGTCGAGGCCCTGCGGGAGTCGCTGGGCCTGAACCAGCCGCTGCTCGCGCAGTACGCCGACTGGATCAGCGGCATCCTCCGCGGTGACCTCGGCACCTCCCTGCTCTCCGGTGCGTCCGTCGGTGAGGAGCTTCTACTGAAGGCGCAGGTGACCGTCCCCCTGGGGATCATGTCGCTGGCGATCGCCGTGCTGATCGCGGTGCCGTTCGGGATCCTCGCCGCCCTGCGTCGCGGCCACCGCGACGGCACCGCGCTCAGCGTCGGCGCGCAGGCGCTCGCGGCGGTGCCCGTCGTGTGGGCCGGAATGATGCTGATCGTGGTCTTCTCCGTCTGGCTGGGCTGGCTGCCACCGCAGGGCTTCCCCCGCACCGGCTGGTCGACGCCCGGTCGGGCGATCGAGGCGCTGCTGCTGCCCGCCCTCACGATCGGCATCGTCGAGGGTGCGATGCTGATGCGCTTCGTGCGCAGCGCGACCCTGCAGGCGGCCGGACAGGACTTCGTGCGCACCGCGGCCGCCAAGGGGCTCACCAAGACCCGCGCCCTCATCCAGCACGGGATCCCGGCGGTCGGGCTCTCCATCATCACGGTCCTCGGCCTCCAGGTCGCCGGGATCATCGTCGGCTCGGTCGTGATCGAGCAGCTGTTCACCCTCCCGGGTATCGGCCGCATGCTCGTGACCGACGTCGGCACCCGCGACCTCGTCAAGGTGCAGAGCGAGCTGCTCGTGCTGACCGGCTTCGTGCTGGTGGTCGGCTTCCTCGTGGACCTGCTGCACCGCGCGATCGACCCTCGACAGCGGGAGGCCGCATGA
- a CDS encoding ABC transporter permease, producing MSARWFPRLWRTSTGRFGLIVIGIVALAAVVSLFWTPFDPRASNIGDRWLPPSWPHLLGTDDTGRDILSLLMAGARTTVFVSVGAGLVATLVGIALAALGALTTRLVRETVAVLVDILIAFPVLLIAMMISSVWGGSLWVVIWAVGIGFGVNIARVTRPELRRVQQSDFVLAARASGLTPAQSLVRHLLPNVAPVFIVQLSWSMAVAVLAEAGLSYLGFGASVVEPSWGLLLADLQRYIGVHPLTVIWPGLTITLTVLALNLLGDGLREATDPTLRHRAAETHTPAVVA from the coding sequence ATGAGCGCGCGTTGGTTCCCCCGGTTGTGGCGGACCTCGACCGGCCGCTTCGGACTGATCGTCATCGGCATCGTCGCCCTGGCGGCCGTCGTGTCGCTCTTCTGGACGCCGTTCGACCCGCGGGCCTCGAACATCGGCGACCGCTGGTTGCCGCCGAGCTGGCCGCACCTGCTCGGCACGGACGACACCGGGCGCGACATCCTGAGCCTCCTCATGGCCGGGGCGCGGACGACCGTGTTCGTCAGCGTGGGTGCCGGACTCGTCGCGACGCTCGTGGGCATCGCCCTCGCCGCCCTCGGCGCCCTGACCACCCGCCTCGTCCGGGAGACGGTGGCCGTGCTCGTCGACATCCTCATCGCCTTCCCCGTGCTGCTGATCGCGATGATGATCTCGTCGGTGTGGGGCGGTTCGCTCTGGGTCGTGATCTGGGCCGTGGGGATCGGGTTCGGCGTGAACATCGCGCGAGTCACGCGCCCGGAGCTGCGCCGCGTGCAGCAGAGCGACTTCGTGCTGGCCGCTCGCGCCTCGGGGCTCACCCCCGCGCAGAGCCTCGTCCGTCACCTCCTCCCGAACGTGGCGCCGGTGTTCATCGTGCAGCTCTCGTGGTCGATGGCCGTGGCCGTCCTCGCCGAGGCGGGCCTGTCGTACCTCGGCTTCGGAGCCTCGGTCGTGGAACCGAGCTGGGGGCTGCTGCTCGCGGACCTCCAGCGCTACATCGGCGTGCATCCGCTCACCGTGATCTGGCCGGGCCTGACGATCACCCTCACCGTGCTCGCCCTCAACCTGCTCGGCGACGGGCTGCGCGAGGCCACGGATCCCACTCTGCGGCATCGCGCCGCCGAGACGCACACACCGGCGGTGGTCGCATGA
- a CDS encoding ATP-binding cassette domain-containing protein codes for MSLTVEDLVIEIDGRRVVDGVSFRVPDGTRLGVIGESGSGKSLTALAMLGLLPDGATAHGSIRWDDTELIGMPDRELARLRGDDIGIVFQEPRTALNPIRTVGRQIAESIRIHEGLGRREARDRAIAEAARVRLPDPETIVDRYPHQLSGGQRQRVAIAMALACRPRLLIADEPTTALDVTIQAEILSLLLRLVADEGMSLLFITHDLAVLSQVATEGVVLEHGRVAESAPVSRLLTAPSSPVTQGLLRDATATLWRPDGGTA; via the coding sequence ATGAGTCTGACGGTCGAGGATCTCGTCATCGAGATCGACGGACGCCGCGTCGTCGACGGCGTCTCATTCCGGGTCCCCGACGGAACCCGCCTCGGCGTGATCGGTGAGTCGGGCTCCGGCAAGTCCCTCACGGCACTCGCCATGCTCGGGCTCCTCCCGGACGGGGCGACAGCGCACGGGAGCATCCGGTGGGACGACACCGAGCTGATCGGGATGCCGGACCGCGAGCTCGCCCGACTGCGCGGCGACGACATCGGCATCGTGTTCCAGGAGCCCCGGACCGCGCTCAATCCGATCCGGACCGTCGGCCGGCAGATCGCGGAATCCATCCGGATCCACGAGGGCCTCGGGCGACGCGAGGCGCGCGATCGGGCGATCGCGGAAGCCGCCCGCGTCCGGCTTCCCGACCCGGAGACCATCGTCGATCGGTATCCGCACCAGCTCTCCGGGGGTCAGCGGCAGCGCGTGGCGATCGCGATGGCCCTCGCCTGCCGTCCGCGGCTGCTGATCGCGGACGAGCCCACGACGGCACTGGACGTGACGATCCAGGCGGAGATCCTGTCGCTGCTGCTCCGGCTCGTGGCCGACGAGGGCATGTCGCTGCTGTTCATCACGCACGACCTCGCCGTGCTGTCCCAGGTCGCGACGGAGGGCGTGGTGCTGGAGCACGGTCGCGTCGCCGAGAGCGCCCCGGTGTCGCGACTGCTGACCGCACCCTCCTCGCCGGTCACGCAGGGCCTGCTGCGGGACGCGACCGCGACGCTCTGGCGTCCCGACGGAGGCACGGCATGA
- a CDS encoding ABC transporter ATP-binding protein, with translation MSLIEARGLRRDFVLPKRTAFERTRRQTALEPTDLDVPEGAAVGIIGESGSGKSTLVRLLLGLDRPTAGTVSVDGRTVDATASARSLHWLRRQTGLVFQDPYASLDPRMTAGQIVREPLWALGIDGDHRARVREVLAQVGLDPEMGDRYPHEFSGGQRQRIALARALVHRPRILVGDEPLSALDVTVRAQILELLAELRIADEFTLLLVSHDIGVVQNLCDTVIVMKDGRIVERGPTREVLLHPTADYTRTLLSAIPVIPDA, from the coding sequence ATGAGCCTGATCGAAGCACGGGGGCTGCGACGGGACTTCGTCCTGCCGAAGCGGACGGCGTTCGAGCGCACGCGGCGGCAGACGGCGCTGGAACCGACCGACCTCGATGTCCCCGAGGGCGCCGCCGTCGGCATCATCGGCGAGTCCGGTTCCGGGAAGTCGACCCTCGTGCGGCTCCTGCTCGGGCTCGACCGTCCGACCGCGGGAACCGTGTCGGTGGACGGCCGGACCGTCGATGCCACCGCCTCCGCACGGTCGCTCCACTGGCTGCGACGGCAGACCGGACTCGTCTTCCAGGACCCCTACGCCTCCCTCGACCCCCGGATGACCGCGGGACAGATCGTGCGGGAGCCGCTGTGGGCCCTCGGCATCGACGGAGATCATCGCGCCAGGGTACGAGAGGTCCTCGCCCAGGTCGGCCTCGACCCCGAGATGGGCGACCGGTACCCGCACGAGTTCTCCGGCGGCCAGCGGCAGCGGATCGCGCTCGCCCGCGCGCTGGTCCATCGTCCGCGGATCCTCGTGGGCGACGAGCCGCTGTCGGCGCTGGACGTCACGGTGCGCGCCCAGATCCTCGAACTCCTCGCGGAGCTGCGGATCGCCGACGAGTTCACGCTGCTGCTCGTGTCGCACGACATCGGCGTGGTGCAGAACCTCTGCGACACGGTCATCGTCATGAAGGACGGCCGCATCGTCGAGCGCGGTCCCACGCGGGAGGTCCTCCTGCACCCGACGGCGGACTACACCCGCACGCTGCTCTCCGCGATCCCCGTCATCCCCGACGCCTGA
- a CDS encoding GNAT family N-acetyltransferase, producing the protein MQFEPGDRRRVLPRHLRPASAPDTFSYAIRPARAADLPHVREIYNHFVSNSAVTLDERRSSVPYWRDKFALLEQLGLPFLVAVSPSGAVLGYALAQPWAGKNAYRYTVEDSIYLGPGAAGKGLGSALLQALIDACEQRGLREMVAVVSDQGADASIRLHEKLGFVEAGRMGRVGRKFGRDLGTVYLRRALRPSRPRRRLSLFPR; encoded by the coding sequence ATGCAGTTCGAGCCGGGGGACCGTCGCCGCGTTCTGCCGCGTCATCTGCGACCGGCCTCCGCACCGGACACCTTCTCGTACGCCATCCGTCCCGCCAGGGCCGCGGACCTTCCGCACGTGCGCGAGATCTACAACCACTTCGTGAGCAACTCGGCGGTCACCCTGGACGAGCGCCGCAGCAGCGTCCCCTACTGGCGGGACAAGTTCGCGCTCCTGGAGCAGCTCGGCCTTCCCTTCCTGGTGGCGGTGTCGCCCTCCGGCGCCGTCCTCGGGTATGCGCTCGCGCAGCCGTGGGCGGGCAAGAACGCCTACCGGTACACGGTCGAGGACTCGATCTACCTCGGGCCCGGGGCGGCGGGGAAGGGACTCGGCTCCGCTCTCCTGCAGGCCCTGATCGACGCCTGCGAACAGCGCGGGCTGCGCGAGATGGTCGCCGTCGTCAGTGATCAAGGGGCGGACGCCTCGATCAGACTGCATGAGAAGCTCGGCTTCGTGGAGGCCGGTCGCATGGGGCGCGTCGGCCGCAAGTTCGGTCGTGACCTCGGCACCGTCTACCTGCGCCGCGCGCTGCGCCCCTCCCGCCCTCGCCGTCGACTCTCGCTCTTCCCGCGCTGA